From a single Rutidosis leptorrhynchoides isolate AG116_Rl617_1_P2 chromosome 5, CSIRO_AGI_Rlap_v1, whole genome shotgun sequence genomic region:
- the LOC139847640 gene encoding uncharacterized protein isoform X3 → MEIESSYSREENMWDGAKDTRRAASYDDLKKLTHNKIPRKDNMHDKQIAAATETDDVDSKEKNNWDPELLEVPFHEFKTLPYEQRRLWLIAHFILKTPENANFFQNCRLFEEMDEDEKRSLRLAYPKVFGHRK, encoded by the exons ATGGAAATTGAGAGTAGTTACAG CAGAGAAGAAAACATGTGGGATGGAGCAAAGGATACACGAAGAGCAGCGAGTTATGATGATTTAAAGAAGCTAACCCATAACAAAATCCCTAGAAAAG ATAACATGCATGATAAACAAATAGCAGCAGCGACTGAGACCGATGATGTTGATT CCAAAGAAAAAAATAATTGGGATCCTGAGTTATTAGAAGTGCCATTCCATGAGTTTAAAACCCTACCCTATGAACAACG ACGACTATGGCTAATAGCACATTTCATTTTAAAAACCCC TGAAAATGCCAACTTTTTTCAAAATTGTCGTTTATTTGAGGAGATGGATGAGGATGAAAAACGTTCGCTACGGTTGGCGTACCCTAAGGTCTTTGGCCACAGGAAGTAA
- the LOC139847640 gene encoding uncharacterized protein isoform X5, with protein MEIESSYSINENMWDDGAEVIQRAASCNDLEKLTLNDILRKEDMQQDKQIAAATETDDVDSKEKNNWDPELLEVPFHEFKTLPYEQRRLWLIAHFILKTPW; from the exons ATGGAAATCGAGAGTAGTTACAG CATAAACGAAAACATGTGGGATGATGGAGCAGAGGTTATACAAAGAGCAGCGAGTTGTAATGATTTAGAGAAACTAACTCTTAACGATATCCTTAGAAAAG AAGACATGCAGCAGGATAAACAAATAGCAGCAGCAACTGAGACCGATGATGTTGATT CCAAAGAAAAAAATAATTGGGATCCTGAGTTATTAGAAGTGCCATTCCATGAGTTTAAAACCCTACCCTATGAACAACG ACGACTATGGCTAATAGCACATTTCATTTTAAAAACCCCGTGg TGA
- the LOC139847640 gene encoding uncharacterized protein isoform X1 codes for MEIESSYSINENMWDDGAEVIQRAASCNDLEKLTLNDILRKEDMQQDKQIAAATETDDVDSKEKNNWDPELLEVPFHEFKTLPYEQRRLWLIAHFILKTPENANFFQNCRLFEEMDEDEKRSLRLAYPKVFGHRK; via the exons ATGGAAATCGAGAGTAGTTACAG CATAAACGAAAACATGTGGGATGATGGAGCAGAGGTTATACAAAGAGCAGCGAGTTGTAATGATTTAGAGAAACTAACTCTTAACGATATCCTTAGAAAAG AAGACATGCAGCAGGATAAACAAATAGCAGCAGCAACTGAGACCGATGATGTTGATT CCAAAGAAAAAAATAATTGGGATCCTGAGTTATTAGAAGTGCCATTCCATGAGTTTAAAACCCTACCCTATGAACAACG ACGACTATGGCTAATAGCACATTTCATTTTAAAAACCCC TGAAAATGCCAACTTTTTTCAAAATTGTCGTTTATTTGAGGAGATGGATGAGGATGAAAAACGTTCGCTACGGTTGGCGTACCCTAAGGTCTTTGGCCACAGGAAGTAA
- the LOC139847640 gene encoding uncharacterized protein isoform X2, giving the protein MEIESSYSINENMWDDGAEVIQRAASCNDLEKLTLNDILRKDMQQDKQIAAATETDDVDSKEKNNWDPELLEVPFHEFKTLPYEQRRLWLIAHFILKTPENANFFQNCRLFEEMDEDEKRSLRLAYPKVFGHRK; this is encoded by the exons ATGGAAATCGAGAGTAGTTACAG CATAAACGAAAACATGTGGGATGATGGAGCAGAGGTTATACAAAGAGCAGCGAGTTGTAATGATTTAGAGAAACTAACTCTTAACGATATCCTTAGAAAAG ACATGCAGCAGGATAAACAAATAGCAGCAGCAACTGAGACCGATGATGTTGATT CCAAAGAAAAAAATAATTGGGATCCTGAGTTATTAGAAGTGCCATTCCATGAGTTTAAAACCCTACCCTATGAACAACG ACGACTATGGCTAATAGCACATTTCATTTTAAAAACCCC TGAAAATGCCAACTTTTTTCAAAATTGTCGTTTATTTGAGGAGATGGATGAGGATGAAAAACGTTCGCTACGGTTGGCGTACCCTAAGGTCTTTGGCCACAGGAAGTAA
- the LOC139847640 gene encoding uncharacterized protein isoform X4 gives MEIESSYREENMWDGAKDTRRAASYDDLKKLTHNKIPRKDNMHDKQIAAATETDDVDSKEKNNWDPELLEVPFHEFKTLPYEQRRLWLIAHFILKTPENANFFQNCRLFEEMDEDEKRSLRLAYPKVFGHRK, from the exons ATGGAAATTGAGAGTAGTTACAG AGAAGAAAACATGTGGGATGGAGCAAAGGATACACGAAGAGCAGCGAGTTATGATGATTTAAAGAAGCTAACCCATAACAAAATCCCTAGAAAAG ATAACATGCATGATAAACAAATAGCAGCAGCGACTGAGACCGATGATGTTGATT CCAAAGAAAAAAATAATTGGGATCCTGAGTTATTAGAAGTGCCATTCCATGAGTTTAAAACCCTACCCTATGAACAACG ACGACTATGGCTAATAGCACATTTCATTTTAAAAACCCC TGAAAATGCCAACTTTTTTCAAAATTGTCGTTTATTTGAGGAGATGGATGAGGATGAAAAACGTTCGCTACGGTTGGCGTACCCTAAGGTCTTTGGCCACAGGAAGTAA